The Microcaecilia unicolor chromosome 3, aMicUni1.1, whole genome shotgun sequence nucleotide sequence TGTAGTCTAATCTCGACCACGTGCCATGTGCCCGGGACATGTGGGTGTAATCACATGCCGTGGGGTTAAGCAGGCGCCAGGGATCAATTAGGTTCAACGCCCTACACAGATGTTGTATGCCCTTGCCTCTGCTCAATGCTAGCCCCGCTGACGGCGCTGATCTGTCTAAGTTCCCATCCATCACCTGGTTGAAATCGCCCACTAATAGCCAGGGGGCAGTTGTGTGCTGAAGCCCCAGGTGAATGATGTGCTGAAAAAATGTTGGGTCATATACATTTGGGCCATAAATATTAAGCAAGAATATTTCTTGTCCCAGTATGTTTAAATGTATAAGGATATACCTCCCCTGTGTATCCCGGGTTACCACTCTGGCCTTACATTGCAGGGACTTATGAATCAGGATTGCCACGCCTCCTCTACGGCCTTTTGCTGGAGCGAAaaaacattctcccacccaccttTGCTTGAGCTTTTGACTTTCCTCCTCAGACAGTTTTGTCTCCTGTATACATGCTATGGAAGCTGTGTGACGTTGCAaggcatttaaaatttttgttctttttatgggCGAACCAATCCCAgccacattccatgatattaatCTAACCGAGTGCATCTAACCTGGATCCCAGAACTCCCTCCCTGCTCTCCTTAAATGCAGTAGTATTTGCAAGGTCCCTGGGTGCCCAGCCCTCACCCCGGAACCTTCCCCTCCTAACCATTCCACATAGCGTGTAGTTGCCCCTTCGCTAAAGTTCAAATTACTGTGCGACATTGCCATTATCCTTATTCCCCTCAAAACCCCCCCTTGGtctacccaccctccctccccccctactttctcttccccttcatcAACCCACAACTGTAAAACTCCCATAACACCTGAGTCACAACATGCtgcgatccccaccccacccccaccctccaactGCACATTTTCATCAACAGAAATTTCTTGAACAAAAACTTTCAGAACATTGCATATTTGCCCCTGCATTCTGCAAGTACATGATAGCTTACATGACCGACTGACCCATCAGACCAATGTTCACTGTCAGGTGGATGCCCCAGTTGGGTTTAAGTCTCTGTTAAGAAACTGCATGGCTGCTTGGTCTGATACAAACGGGATCCATTTCCCCTCATGTTGGATCTTTAGAGTAGCTGGGTACATTAACATGAAACGTTGATTTCTTTCAACTAGACGGGTACACACTGGATGAAACTTCCGTCTCCTCTCTTGTAAGCTAgttgaataatcctgaaagattcTTATTTGTACTCCAGCATATGTCAAAGATTCCCTTTTCAGACGGTAGCCCCGGAGAATCTCTTCTTTATGGATATAATTCAGTACTTTTATAATGACAACTCTGGGACGCTGATTATTCTGCTGCTGTCTCCCAATTCTGTGTGCTCTCTCCAGACATAGCGGCCCCCGACTGTCTGATAGGGCAAATTCTTTcacgagccattcttccaggactGTGCTCAAACTTTTCTCCGGAATGGTTTCTGGCAGTCCCACTAGCCGGAGATTACTCCGTCTAGCCCGATTTTCCAGCTCATCCAATTTGTCCACATGCTGTTGTAGTTTAACCTTAAGGCTTTCCACCTCCGGGCCACACTGCTGCCATGCGTCCTCCATCGCAGACACCCTCGTTTCCACCTCCGTTGCGCGACTCACCAGCGTTGCCATCAGCCCATCCACCTTCCCCAGGCGCTCATTTAATGATGTAAACCTGGGTTCCAGCGCCGTTTCCACTGCCGCTACTATCTGTGATAGCTGACGGGCCGAAAACTCCGCTTCGCTCCTCGGCGTtccaggcgccatcttggattcgccacTCGTGCTTGCCGCCTTCTCTTTCTCCGTTTTTGCACTCTTTCTGGTTGTTCCCGGCGACATGGACACTAAATATTGGTCCATGCACTCCCAGCTAGCCGTAGTCTACCAGGTCAGTCGGTTTTCAGGGCTATTTGCCGGCGATTTCGAGCGGGAATCGGGCAGGGATCGCGGAGCAGTGCAAAAGCGTGGCTACTGCTCcttcagcatcacgtgacccccccccggtAATTAGTCTTAAAGCAGAGATCAGGACACTGGGAAGGTTTTCATAGCCTTCACAGGATCAGCAAGAAGTactggggaagaggaagggatttgATATGATCTACCTTTCTGTGTTTACAGTCAAAAAGCTtatattcaattatttattttaacaaGTGCAGTGCAAGGGTGAAAAATATTCAGGATGTTAAAAGCTTACCAGCTTTGTGAATGCCTGAGGCAGTGGGAGACAGCCTTCCCAAATTGCTCAGACCCAGGAGGGAGATCATAGGTCAGTTCTGGATTTCCCACAGCCTGATCCTGATGCCTGCAAATTTTAACACTGAGGTCAATGGGTAAAATcagggactacaactcccagactGCTTTGGGATGAGAGTTCAAAACCAGGCCTGTCCAAACGGTCTCCCTCTTGCCAGGGTCTTGGAattgagtaacttggcagctctgtctgTGCCTTTGGTTCTGATGCAGCTGCAGGGCAGGTTCAGATATCTCTTCCTTACTGaatcacacacatacaaacaaatATTTTGGCCTGAGGCTGAACTGTTTAAGTGACTCTGATGGAAGCCACTGCTTCCTTTCTGGAGTTTGGATAAATCCCTGCTCCttgcagagtggcctagtggttcaagcaccggtcttgcaatccagaggtgtccggttcaaatcccactgctgctccttgtgatcttgggcaagtcacttaaccgtcccttgcctcaggtacaagcttagattgtgagccctcctgggacagagaaatatccagtgtagccgaatgtaactcaccttgagctactactgaaaaaggtgtgagcaaaaatctaaataaataaaatataggttTCTCAAAACAGAGTGTTGAAAGGCAGAGGAagtgatatatttttttcaatcatTATTAATTTTAGATGACAGTTTTGCTGAGAATTAAAAGTTTTAACACTCGCATCTGTAATGGTATGGTAGGATGAGACCCTGCTGTTCACTGAAGGGCCGTAGTTTCAGGTCCTTGAATTGTTAGGCTGGCACTAGTTTTAGTCAGAATTTGATATACTGATTTGGCAATAAGAATGAAAAGGACTCTCTAATAGATGGGAAAGAACAGAAATATTCATTCTAAAACACAAAACcaagagaggaaaaaaagaacGCAGAGGTACCAGAGGTGTAAAGGGGAGAAAAAGCCTTACTGATGTCTagcagaccttgaggtgggaggacagagcccaaggtgggtggggggggcatattttggtcaccgccccaccactgccaccgcaaataccttggctgatgggggtccccaacccagtgcgggatgaagtcttcagctggtgggggttggggacctcccgccagccaaccaggggcccagagcaaatttggggggggggtgcaggcccccgtggccccacctagctacgacACTGATGTCTAGAGAGCATAGAGCAAATCTAGGTGCTCATGCGTTTTATTTTCGTTTGTCTAgaacagggttgtccaacctcgggtcctcgagagccgcagtccagtcgggttttcagaatttccccaatgaatatgcatgagatgtctttgcatgcagtgcctccattgaatgcaaacagatctcatgtataatctttggggaaatcctgaaaacccaatcttGCGAGGGCAGAGGTTGGACACTCCTGGTCTAGAAGCTAACTGGGGCCATTCTGCTAAGTATGTTCGGACAAGTTAATAGCTGCTTGGGTCACCACAGCCAGGATCATTAGACAAAATGCCCAAACGTTTACTGAAACTAACTCTCTTTTCTAGGGACATCTCAGTCAGTGTTTCTGAGGCTGGAATTCAGGCTACTTCTGGCTTAGTAGGACTTGAACCCGAAGTCTTAACCCAATCCCTGGACATCTGGCCAGCGAAGCTTTCACAACAACTGCATTCATTTTCCTCACCGTGTGCAGGACACCAAGGGAGCTTCTGGTGGCTTGGAAATTATATCCTCCACAGCTAGAGGttcaaatcctccccccccccccccccccacaaaaaaaactaTATTGGGTCATTCATGTTAGTCACCTTGCTAACTTGTAATCCAGTTTCCAGCAATTAATTAGAAATTCCAAGTAATCAGTGTTTCAGTGACTGtactgtaattattattatttttttttttgttccttagaTGTGAAACGCAGATCGGAACTTTGTTCGTTGATCCAGATTTGGCTAAACTTTCAGCGAGATTTTTTTTGAGAGATACCCAGAGAGTCAACTGGGCAGCACCTTTGGTACACTTTTTCTATACAACCATTTACAGACGAaaatattatcaatagaaatcaaacaaaataaaacatggaaaagaaaataagatatcttttttaaaggacataacttaatacatttcttgattagcttttgaaggttgcccttcttcgtcagggcaaccttcgaaagctaatcaagaaatgtattaagttatgtccaataaaaaaggtatcatcttattttcttttccatgttttattttgtttgatttctattgataacctttaagagtggactaacacggctaccacacctctctacttcagATGAAAATAAGAATTTCTGTATGGTGAAAGGCCTgtttggctgaaacacagctgtgttgagtcttgaACACCCCATTTTATATTCTtctgttttattctatttttatgGTTAATAAAACATAATTTGAACATCTATTTCTGAAAGGTCgtcctcttttaatttttatatattttaaaataatttttaatacttcattgtttttatatgtttttagtcttcttcgctgttttgttcttcatttgtttttttgcgaagactggtttcttctggtttttttttttgcattgctgTAATTATTTTAACCTTTTGCTGGGGTGATGGATGAGCTACAGCTCTGTCAGaggcactgagggggggggggggggggggacacctgcAGGGCTCCCCTTCCAAGTTTCAGAGCCACTGTCTAAGGCCTGATTTTTATCCAGTTGTTTCAGAAGTTGCTGCTGTGGACTCTGTATAGTAAAAGCTTTTCATGAGCCAAATAAAAGAATTAtccaagtgtacctgaatgtaactcaccttgagttactactgaaaaaggtgtgagcaaaaatgtaaataaataaggtTCCTTTTTTCTGCACATTTGACAGTGTGATCAGATCACTGCCTGAGACCTGAGCCCTGAGCCCAGCTGGAGCAGTTCCCTGCCCTTAAAAGAAAGGAGACTTCAGCTAAAGGCAGGCACCAGAACTGGGGGAGAAGCAGCGGAGACTGAGTATCATATCACCACTCAGAGAATCCGTTTCAAGGCCAAAAGGTAACAGGTTTggttctgacctgaggaagagaGAGTGTTGCTCCTGAAGGCTAGTAAGAAATTAATTTAGTCCAATACAAAAAGGTACCACCTTATCAGAGCTGCACCCCAAAGCAggatgggatttgtagtccctgatcaAATCAaaactgcaagtcccataatgcaccgggATGGGGTTCTTAGGAACCCAgggctggcctaaaatctccctccaaGAACAGGGCAACTTGGTAGCTCTTCCTTTGTTGGTTTGTTCATCCAATTATGTTTTAATTAGTATCCTTTGTTTCAGTGGAAAACTTAAAGGTCCACTAATTGTTACAGTTGGCTACAGAAAGTTCTGCCATTTGACCAGCAGATGGCAGCAAACTCAAGGATTTAAGCCAAACAGAGCAGAAAGGCACATTGTACAAAAAGAGAGAATCAGACTTCCCAGGGAAGAAAAATTCGGAAAAACCACCTCTGTTCCAGGAGGAAAATGACAAAGGAGAAGGAGCAGCAGAATCTGTGAGGTCCTGCCACCAGGCCAGAATCAAGCACCAGAACGTGGGCTTCTCTCCTTTTATTGTTCAGTGATTAATCCAAGAAGTgattaaaatgaaaaagaaaaaaatattcagaatATTAGTACTTTGCCTcattatgcacaaattctctggcTAAAAACACTTTCCAGAATTTTAGAGATAGAAAGAGgaagaaaggtggggggggggggggggaagagagagagagtggcaaaggagagagaaagagaggggggaggaaggcaaaggagaaacaggagagagaggggggggggagacaaaggAGATacaggatagagagagagatacagagagagggagggagaggcaaaggagaaacaggagagagGAATAGATGGGGTGAGAGTAAAGCAGGAGATGATGGGATGAGGTTTGAGACTGAGAAGGAAGCTGAAGGACAGGATGGAGGTGGCAgtatttctcacctaacccaccccaccctcttcctgtgagtgtcactggaatgcttttgtgtttcacttatatatactgttatttatcaacatttgcttatttccaatctgaagaagggttaccttccaaAGTTAATCCAAAAATGTATGAAGTTAGTCTAATAAACaatatatcatcttattttcttgtctcTGTTTTGATGTATTTCTAGTgaagagggagaaaggagaagataATGAGGAGGAAGGAGATgacagggtggaggggtgagAGTGAAGAGGGAGAGGATGAAGGGTCCAGTCTGAGGAGGAGCTGGTAGGatgggtgaggggggaggggagaggggctgCCTTCATATTTCCAGTACTTTGCTCtacagccctggcacagactccCATTACTCTGGGAATGGGGCCCAGCCTGTCTCTCTGTTTTTGCCTGAGAAAGCCcagacccctcccccttccatgggTGACTCAGTGGCTTGGCATGCACATGGCCCTGATGTCCTTTTCCAGGCACCGAGGATGCAGTGTGTTCCCTCTGGTGGGGGAGAGGCTTATTTCTTCCCCAGCCTAGAAATCCATGACCTAAACCCTAATTCCCGCCACCCCCCCTGTGTATTTCCTTTTTAATTTTAACCCAAGCACCATTATTTGTCTTGCTAGATTTGAAAGACTGCTGTAGCCTGCCTAAACAGAGCAGAGTGTGTACATAACTAAAACATAAGGAAAATGGAACTCCGGTTACTGACAGGAAAGAAATGCAATTCTGTCCTTTATGTGAAAAGTCGgcactccacccccaccccctgttcCTTAACCAGCACCTCCCTGCTATCtagacacagcaaaaaaaaaaaaagaatataaacaATCATTTTCCCAATTCATATTTTTACAAAAGACTTTTATACATTTTCATAGTGACAAGCTACAAAATTGCAAAGTTTCTTTGGAATGAGGCACCAAAGtacaaaaaaagtatatatataatgACAGTGAAAGCAGCTACTACTAAACATaacaaaatcaacaaaaaaacaaatatgaatTCAAGCATGACCTTTAAACACATGGCCGCCAGGAATTTTTGACTGCCAGAAAAATACTGAAAAGTAGACAATACAGTTTCCCCTTTGCTTCTTTTTCAACTGAGGTGATGATCTGCCTTCCCAATCTGGGGTTGGCAAGATTTATCATTCCATCCTTAACATATGCAAATTCATCCCTTaaaggggagggggacaacaacaaCAACCGTTCTTACTCATTTAAAGGATCTTCTGGGACTTTTTGGACTACAAATGGGCCCAGAACAGATAAGGATGAGAATTAACAATCCTACGGGGGACACAAGAAGCCATTAGGGGGAACCTGAGTTATCCCAACAGGATTGTGTTAGCTTACTAAacattctcccctccctccccccccccccccccctcaatactGCCCCTACCCTAAAACATACTGTGCGGTCTAAAACGTGGTCACCTGGGAAAAGTATCAGCATTAACACTGGCTTTCTACagagatatttttctttttaaatactgGGATTCCTTCTTTACGGACCGAAGGTTTTGGGGGGAAATGCCCAAGGGGGATCTCAAAAGAGAAAGGGGACAGGAAAATGCATATTGGAATAAACGCAGTATGGACAGCAGCAGTGCAACACACACCCACAACAACACaggtacaaacacacacacatacaggacAGGTACACCACAGGCAGGCAGCCAACAGCGGCAGGAGTTTCTCCTGTGATGAAACCAGACGCCATTACTGGAGCAGAACCACCATGTTCTTCGTGAAGAGCAACAACTTTCACCCGTGCCAGACGCCTCAGTCACTACAAACTTTAGCCGGAGCTGAATGTGTTTCCCTATTTAGCATCTTGTACCAGAGAAGCCCCTAGAGTTATAGAGAAGGACACGGGGAAAGGAGGCGCGAGCCATGCAGAAGGCAAAGCAGGGAGAGACATGCATCCAGGGAGTGACGTTAGGGGAGAACAAGGTCCTGGGATCTGGTGGCACGttctccttcccaccccctctACGCCTGAATAAAGATCAGCCGGGCGGAGTACACCAGATCCATGACGTACACAATCAGGTTGACCGCCGTCAAGATGGCGATGGCCAACTGCTTGTCCCAGAAGCACACGTCATAGGCGCTGCCGCAGTTTGAGGGCCGTTTGGGGTTGCCACCGTTCTTGCGGTCAAAATTAAAGATGGGCCAGATGATCATGGCCGAGGCATAGAGGAGCACAGCCAGGAGGGCATAGGCGCTGAGAAACTTGTTGAAGGCAACAGGCAGCCACCCAGTGCACTCGCCAACGCAAAGGATGATGACCACCACCGAGAGGATAAAGCAAATGCAATACACAGCCAGGCAGTACTTCAGGGCATCATGCCTGTCGTAggagggcggatcgctgatgaaGACGAAGATGACACAGGCCACAAAAGTCTCCACTACCTTCAGCAGGCCCGGCACGGTGGCCATATAGCCAGTCACCTCGCCAGGCTTGGCGCGAGTCATGGAGACCTCACAGATGTAGGCCACTGTAGCCAGGCAGGAGAAGGTGGTAGCCGCGATTTGGTAGTCCCGCAGCTCGCCCCGGTTGTTGGACATGAAGTAGAGGGGGTAGATGATGGACGCCGAGAGGCACATCAGGACGGCGTACATGGCGAAGGTGATGGGGAAGTTCTTCCAGGAGACTGGCATGCGGGCCTGCAGCCCGGCGAACTCCACTCCCAGAATCAGGAGGGTGACGGCAAAACAGAAGCACCAGGAGAACATGCACCAATCTCCAGCACGGCTCCACCAGGCATTCTTGTGCGCCACCAGGCTGAAAGCCACGCAGGTGAAGAGCACGGCCAGAAGACGGATGATACCCAAAGGACCGATCAAGGCGCCGGTGTTGGTTGTCACGGTCGTACGCTGGACAGTCACGGTACGCTGGACTGGCATGGTGGCACGACCTACAGGgctggagaaaaagaggagatatGGGTGAAATATGTCgtatacaataaaaataataatacagtACTCTCAGGAGAAAGAAGAGGGAGAGGCAAGCCCACTAGGGaagggaggtgatagtgccctggGGCAGGTCACTGGCCAGACCTGACCTGATGTATTGGTTTCCGTTGTGGAGGCCGGAACTCCAGAGGGATGGGAAATACAATACTTAAGGACTTGGCTTTGTAAATCCAACAGGACAGAGGAGACAGAGAGGAAAGGGTCAGACAAGAGACCATCACATACCTCAGAGTAACCACAAGTGGGTCAGAGGCAAGACATCAAAGCAACTCTGAAATTTTGCCTTACAGAAAAGGGAGGATGGGCACAGAGGATCTCAGTGGTGGGaaagtgaggggtaaagcctggggtGGGCAtagaggatcctcagtggtggtgggggggggatggtaaGGGATAAAGCCTAGGAGGGGCACAGAGGATCTTCAgtggtgggggagtgaggggaaaaGCCTGGGATGGGCACAGAGGATTCCCCCATAGTCAATGAGCTGTGTAGGGGGATTGTAGGGTAAGGGTTAAAGCTAGACAGGATTTGcagaagggtggggtggggggtctggAGGGAGAAACGTGCACTGTCTGGAGGTTTCTGTTTGCTCTGTGGTCTGCTTCTCTTATGCAATAAAGCTATTTTCCATCAGCAGAGAACATGATATGGTTCTTTCTGAATAAACCCCCTCTGTCCTACTGCCTACTTGCCTGAACTGCGGCCTCCCTCCCGGCAGTCCAcaggcccccattccctcccctcctctaagCCTCCTCCTCTGGCCACCTTCCAGGAAAATGAAAAACAGCTTCAAACCTTTGCAGCAAGTTGGAAAAAAATGTACCTTTAGGAGGGAGAGTGGTAAGAGTTAGCAAGGGGGGTGGATGAACATATTCTGGAGACTGCAGTGGGAAAGGGGGGTTCATGAATCCAGGGGGGGCAACAGGAGGGGATGTCTTCATTTCCTGGacacctccttctccccccccttcccgccattCAGGGTGAGGGAGCAGGGAAGCTGAGGGGcaccagaggtgggggggggggggggtaaactttCTAGAAGGTTTGTGGTACAGGATTAGAGAGATGAGACCTGCATGAAGGAAGAATCTaaattccccctcccacccctctcgACAAGATTTCAgggcacctccctccccccctcatgcTAGA carries:
- the MYADM gene encoding myeloid-associated differentiation marker, producing the protein MPVQRTVTVQRTTVTTNTGALIGPLGIIRLLAVLFTCVAFSLVAHKNAWWSRAGDWCMFSWCFCFAVTLLILGVEFAGLQARMPVSWKNFPITFAMYAVLMCLSASIIYPLYFMSNNRGELRDYQIAATTFSCLATVAYICEVSMTRAKPGEVTGYMATVPGLLKVVETFVACVIFVFISDPPSYDRHDALKYCLAVYCICFILSVVVIILCVGECTGWLPVAFNKFLSAYALLAVLLYASAMIIWPIFNFDRKNGGNPKRPSNCGSAYDVCFWDKQLAIAILTAVNLIVYVMDLVYSARLIFIQA